Proteins encoded together in one Lutra lutra chromosome 4, mLutLut1.2, whole genome shotgun sequence window:
- the BCL9 gene encoding B-cell CLL/lymphoma 9 protein isoform X1, which yields MHSSNPKVRNSPSGNTQSSPKSKQEVMVRPPTVMSPSGNPQLDSKFSNQGKQGGSASQSQPSPCDSKSGGHTPKALPGPGGSMGLKNGAGNGAKGKGKRERSISADSFDQRDPGTPNDDSDIKECNSADHIKSQDSQHTPHSMTPSNAAAPRSSTPSHGQTTAPEPTPAQKTPAKVVYVFSTEMANKAAEAVLKGQVETIVSFHIQNISNSKTERSTAPLNTQLSAIRNDPKPLPQQPPAPANQDQNSSQNTRLQPTPPIPAPAPKPAAPPRPLDRDSPGVDNKLIPSVGSPAGSTPLPPDGSGPNSTPNNRAVTPVSQGSNSSSADPKAPPPPPVSSGEPPTLGENPDGLSQEQLEHRERSLQTLRDIQRMLFPDEKEFTGGQSGGPQQNPGVLDGPQKKPEGPIQAMMAQSQSLGKGPGPRTDVGAPFGPQGHRDVPFSPDEMVPPPMNSQSGPMGPEHLDHMTPEQIAWLKLQQEFYEEKRRKQEQVVVQQCSLQDMMVHQHGPRGVVRGPPPPYQMAPSEGWGPGGAEPFADGLNMPHSLPPRGMAPHPNMPGSQMRLPGFAGMINSEMEGPNVPNPASRPGLSGVSWPDDVPKIADGRNFPPGQGVFSGPGRGERFPNPQGLSEEMFQQQLAEKQLALPPGMSMEAIRPSMDMNRMIPGAQRHMEPGNNPIFPRIPVEGPLSPSRGDFPKGMPPQMGPGRELEFGMVPSGMKGDVSLNVNMGSNPQMIPQKMREAGAGPEEMMKLRPGGADMLPAQQKMVPLPFGEHPQQEYGMGPRPFLPMSQGPGGNSGLRNLREPIGPDQRTNSRLSHMPPLPLNPSSNPASLNTAPPVQRGLGRKPLDISVAGSQVHSPGINPLKSPTMRQVQSPMLGSPSGNLKSPQTPSQLAGMLAGPAAAASIKSPPVLGSAAASPVHLKSPSLPAPSPGWTSSPKPPLQSPGIPPNHKAPLTMASPAMLGSVESGGPPPPTASQSASVNIPGSLPSSTPYTMPPEPTLSQNPLSIMMSRMSKFAMPSSTPLYHDAIKTVASSDDDSPPARSPNLPSMNNMPGMGINTQNPRISGPNPVVPMPTLSPMGMTQPLSHSNQMPSPNAMGPNIPPHGVPMGPTLMSHNPIMGHGSQEPPMVPQGRMGFPQGFPPVQSPPQQVPFPHNGPSGGQGNFPGGMGFPGEGPLGRPSTLPQSSADAALCKPGGPGGPDSFAVLGNSMPSVFTDPDLQEVIRPGATGIPEFDLSRIIPSEKPSQTLQYFPRGEVPGRKQPQGPGPGFSHMQGMMGEQAPRMGLALPGMGGPGPVGTPDIPLGTAPSMPGHNPMRPPAFLQQGMMGPHHRMMSPAQSTMPGQPTLMSNPAAAVGMIPGKDRGPAGLYTHPGPVGSPGMMMSMQGMMGPQQNIMIPPQMRPRGMATDVGMGGFSQGPGNPGNMMF from the exons ATGCATTCCAGTAACCCTAAAGTGAGGAACTCTCCGTCAGGAAACACACAGAG TAGCCCTAAGTCAAAGCAGGAGGTGATGGTCCGTCCCCCTACAGTGATGTCCCCATCTGGAAACCCCCAGCTGGATTCCAAATTCTCCAATCAGGGTAAACAGGGGGGCTCAGCCAGCCAATCCCAGCCATCCCCCTGTGACTCCAAGAGTGGGGGCCATACACCTAAAGCACTCCCTGGCCCAGGTGGGAGCATGGGGCTGAAGAATGGGGCTGGAAATGGTGCCAAGGGCAAGGGGAAAAGGGAGCGAAGTATTTCCGCCGACTCCTTTGATCAGagagatcctgggactccaaacGATGACTCTGACATTAAAG aatGTAATTCTGCTGACCACATAAAGTCCCAGGATTCCCAGCACACGCCACACTCGATGACCCCATCCAATGCTGCAGCCCCCAGGTCGTCCACCCCCTCCCATGGCCAGACTACTGCCCCGGAGCCCACACCTGCTCAGAAGACTCCCGCCAAAGTGGTGTATGTGTTTTCTACTGAGATGGCCAATAA AGCTGCAGAAGCTGTGTTGAAGGGCCAGGTTGAAACTATCGTCTCTTTCCACATCCAGAACATCTCTAACAGCAAGACAGAGCGAAGCACAGCCCCTCTG AACACACAGTTATCTGCCATTCGGAATGATCCGAAACCCCTCCCACAACAGCCCCCAGCTCCAGCCAACCAGGACCAGAATTCTTCCCAGAACACCAGACTGCAGCCGACTCCACCCATCCCGGCACCAGCACCGAAGCCTGCTGCACCCCCGCGTCCCCTGGACCGGGATAGTCCTGGTGTAGACAACAAACTGATTCCTTCCGTAGGCAGTCCTGCCGGTTCCACTCCACTGCCCCCAGATGGTAGCGGGCCAAACTCGACACCCAATAACCGAGCAGTGACCCCTGTCTCCCAGGGGAGCAATAGCTCTTCAGCAGATCCCAAAGCCCCTCCACCTCCACCGGTTTCCAGTGGAGAGCCCCCTACACTGGGAGAGAACCCCGATGGACTGTCTCAGGAGCAGCTGGAGCACCGGGAGCGTTCCTTACAAACACTCCGAGACATCCAACGTATGCTTTTCCCCGACGAGAAAGAATTCACAGGAGGACAAAGCGGGGGACCCCAGCAGAACCCTGGGGTACTAGAtggacctcagaagaaaccagaaggGCCGATACAGGCCATGATGGCTCAATCCCAAAGCCTAGGGAAGGGCCCTGGGCCCCGGACAGATGTGGGAGCTCCATTTGGCCCTCAAGGACATAGAGATGTGCCCTTCTCTCCAGATGAAATGGTTCCACCTCCCATGAACTCCCAGTCTGGGCCCATGGGACCCGAGCATCTGGACCACATGACCCCCGAGCAGATAGCATGGCTGAAACTGCAGCAGGAGTTCTacgaggagaagaggaggaagcaggagcaggTGGTGGTGCAGCAGTGCTCCCTCCAGGACATGATGGTCCATCAGCATGGGCCTCGGGGTGTGGTCCGGGGGCCTCCCCCTCCGTACCAGATGGCGCCCAGCGAAGGCTGGGGGCCTGGTGGGGCCGAGCCCTTCGCCGATGGGCTCAACATGCCCCACTCTCTGCCCCCGAGGGGCATGGCTCCCCACCCCAACATGCCGGGGAGCCAGATGCGCCTGCCCGGATTTGCAGGAATGATCAACTCAGAAATGGAGGGGCCGAATGTCCCCAACCCGGCCTCTAGACCAGGTCTTTCTGGAGTCAGTTGGCCAGATGATGTGCCAAAAATCGCAGATGGTCGGAACTTCCCACCTGGCCAGGGTGTCTTTAGTGGCCCCGGCCGAGGGGAACGCTTCCCAAACCCCCAAGGGTTGTCTGAAGAGATGTTCCAACAGCAGCTGGCAGAGAAGCAGCTGGCTCTACCCCCGGGGATGAGCATGGAGGCCATTAGGCCCAGCATGGATATGAACAGGATGATCCCAGGTGCCCAGCGACACATGGAGCCTGGGAATAATCCCATTTTCCCTCGAATACCCGTCGAGGGCCCTCTGAGTCCCTCCAGGGGCGACTTTCCGAAAGGAATGCCCCCCCAGATGGGCCCGGGTCGGGAACTTGAGTTTGGGATGGTTCCTAGTGGGATGAAGGGAGATGTCAGTCTAAACGTCAACATGGGATCCAACCCTCAGATGATACCTCAGAAGATGAGAGAGGCTGGGGCGGGCCCTGAGGAGATGATGAAATTACGCCCAGGGGGTGCAGACATGCTGCCGGCTCAGCAGAAGATGGTGCCCCTGCCCTTTGGTGAGCACCCCCAGCAGGAGTACGGCATGGGCCCCAGGCCATTCCTTCCCATGTCTCAGGGTCCAGGCGGCAACAGTGGCTTGCGGAATCTCAGAGAACCCATTGGGCCCGACCAAAGGACTAACAGCCGGCTCAGTCACATGCCACCACTACCTCTCAACCCTTCCAGTAACCCCGCTAGCCTCAACACAGCTCCTCCAGTCCAGCGTGGCCTGGGGCGGAAGCCCTTGGATATATCTGTGGCAGGCAGCCAGGTACATTCCCCAGGCATTAACCCTCTGAAATCTCCCACGATGCGCCAAGTCCAGTCACCAATGCTGGGCTCGCCCTCGGGGAACCTCAAGTCCCCCCAGACTCCATCGCAGCTGGCAGGCATGCTGGCGggcccagctgctgctgcttccatTAAGTCCCCCCCTGTCTTGGGGTCTGCTGCTGCTTCGCCTGTTCACCTCAAGTCTCCATCACTTCCTGCCCCGTCACCTGGATGGACCTCCTCTCCAAAACCTCCCCTTCAGAGTCCCGGGATCCCTCCAAACCATAAAGCACCCCTCACCATGGCCTCCCCAGCCATGCTGGGCAGTGTAGAGTCAG GTGGTCCCCCACCTCCTACAGCCAGCCAGTCTGCCTCTGTGAATATCCCTGGAAGTCTTCCCTCTAGTACACCTTACACCATGCCTCCAGAGCCGACCCTTTCCCAGAACCCACTGTCTATTATGATGTCTCGAATGTCCAAGTTCGCAATGCCCAGTTCTACCCCTTTATACCACGACGCCATCAAGACTGTGGCCAGCTCCGATGACGACTCCCCTCCAGCTCGTTCTCCCAACTTGCCATCAATGAATAATATGCCAG gaatgGGCATTAATACACAGAATCCTCGAATTTCAGGTCCAAACCCCGTGGTTCCGATGCCAACCCTCAGCCCAATGGGAATGACCCAGCCACTTTCTCACTCCAATCAGATGCCCTCTCCGAATGCCATGGGACCCAACATACCTCCTCATGGGGTCCCAATGGGGCCCACCTTGATGTCACACAATCCTATTATGGGGCACGGGTCCCAGGAGCCTCCGATGGTACCTCAAGGACGGATGGGTTTCCCCCAGGGCTTCCCTCCAGTACAGTCTCCTCCACAGCAGGTTCCATTCCCTCACAATGGCCCCAGTGGGGGGCAGGGCAACTTCCCAGGAGGTATGGGTTTCCCAGGAGAAGGCCCCCTCGGCCGCCCCAGCACCCTGCCTCAGAGTTCAGCAGATGCAGCACTTTGCAAGCCTGGAGGCCCCGGGGGTCCCGACTCCTTCGCTGTCCTGGGGAACAGCATGCCTTCAGTGTTTACAGACCCAGATCTGCAGGAGGTCATCCGACCTGGAGCCACCGGAATACCAGAGTTCGATCTGTCTCGCATTATTCCATCTGAGAAGCCTAGCCAGACACTGCAATATTTCCCTCGAGGGGAAGTCCCAGGCCGTAAACAGCCCCAGGGTCCCGGACCTGGGTTTTCGCACATGCAGGGGATGATGGGTGAACAAGCCCCCAGAATGGGACTAGCGTTACCTGGCATGGGAGGCCCAGGGCCAGTGGGAACTCCGGACATCCCTCTTGGTACAGCCCCATCCATGCCAGGCCACAACCCAATGAGACCACCAGCCTTTCTCCAGCAAGGCATGATGGGACCTCACCATCGGATGATGTCACCAGCACAGTCTACCATGCCCGGCCAGCCTACCCTCATGAGCAATCCAGCTGCTGCCGTGGGCATGATTCCTGGCAAGGATCGGGGGCCTGCTGGGCTCTACACCCACCCTGGGCCTGTGGGTTCTCCAGGCATGATGATGTCCATGCAGGGCATGATGGGACCCCAACAGAACATCATGATCCCTCCACAGATGAGGCCCCGGGGCATGGCCACCGACGTGGGCATGGGTGGATTTAGCCAAGGACCTGGCAACCCAGGAAACATgatgttttaa
- the BCL9 gene encoding B-cell CLL/lymphoma 9 protein isoform X3 codes for MHSSNPKVRNSPSGNTQSSPKSKQEVMVRPPTVMSPSGNPQLDSKFSNQECNSADHIKSQDSQHTPHSMTPSNAAAPRSSTPSHGQTTAPEPTPAQKTPAKVVYVFSTEMANKAAEAVLKGQVETIVSFHIQNISNSKTERSTAPLNTQLSAIRNDPKPLPQQPPAPANQDQNSSQNTRLQPTPPIPAPAPKPAAPPRPLDRDSPGVDNKLIPSVGSPAGSTPLPPDGSGPNSTPNNRAVTPVSQGSNSSSADPKAPPPPPVSSGEPPTLGENPDGLSQEQLEHRERSLQTLRDIQRMLFPDEKEFTGGQSGGPQQNPGVLDGPQKKPEGPIQAMMAQSQSLGKGPGPRTDVGAPFGPQGHRDVPFSPDEMVPPPMNSQSGPMGPEHLDHMTPEQIAWLKLQQEFYEEKRRKQEQVVVQQCSLQDMMVHQHGPRGVVRGPPPPYQMAPSEGWGPGGAEPFADGLNMPHSLPPRGMAPHPNMPGSQMRLPGFAGMINSEMEGPNVPNPASRPGLSGVSWPDDVPKIADGRNFPPGQGVFSGPGRGERFPNPQGLSEEMFQQQLAEKQLALPPGMSMEAIRPSMDMNRMIPGAQRHMEPGNNPIFPRIPVEGPLSPSRGDFPKGMPPQMGPGRELEFGMVPSGMKGDVSLNVNMGSNPQMIPQKMREAGAGPEEMMKLRPGGADMLPAQQKMVPLPFGEHPQQEYGMGPRPFLPMSQGPGGNSGLRNLREPIGPDQRTNSRLSHMPPLPLNPSSNPASLNTAPPVQRGLGRKPLDISVAGSQVHSPGINPLKSPTMRQVQSPMLGSPSGNLKSPQTPSQLAGMLAGPAAAASIKSPPVLGSAAASPVHLKSPSLPAPSPGWTSSPKPPLQSPGIPPNHKAPLTMASPAMLGSVESGGPPPPTASQSASVNIPGSLPSSTPYTMPPEPTLSQNPLSIMMSRMSKFAMPSSTPLYHDAIKTVASSDDDSPPARSPNLPSMNNMPGMGINTQNPRISGPNPVVPMPTLSPMGMTQPLSHSNQMPSPNAMGPNIPPHGVPMGPTLMSHNPIMGHGSQEPPMVPQGRMGFPQGFPPVQSPPQQVPFPHNGPSGGQGNFPGGMGFPGEGPLGRPSTLPQSSADAALCKPGGPGGPDSFAVLGNSMPSVFTDPDLQEVIRPGATGIPEFDLSRIIPSEKPSQTLQYFPRGEVPGRKQPQGPGPGFSHMQGMMGEQAPRMGLALPGMGGPGPVGTPDIPLGTAPSMPGHNPMRPPAFLQQGMMGPHHRMMSPAQSTMPGQPTLMSNPAAAVGMIPGKDRGPAGLYTHPGPVGSPGMMMSMQGMMGPQQNIMIPPQMRPRGMATDVGMGGFSQGPGNPGNMMF; via the exons ATGCATTCCAGTAACCCTAAAGTGAGGAACTCTCCGTCAGGAAACACACAGAG TAGCCCTAAGTCAAAGCAGGAGGTGATGGTCCGTCCCCCTACAGTGATGTCCCCATCTGGAAACCCCCAGCTGGATTCCAAATTCTCCAATCAGG aatGTAATTCTGCTGACCACATAAAGTCCCAGGATTCCCAGCACACGCCACACTCGATGACCCCATCCAATGCTGCAGCCCCCAGGTCGTCCACCCCCTCCCATGGCCAGACTACTGCCCCGGAGCCCACACCTGCTCAGAAGACTCCCGCCAAAGTGGTGTATGTGTTTTCTACTGAGATGGCCAATAA AGCTGCAGAAGCTGTGTTGAAGGGCCAGGTTGAAACTATCGTCTCTTTCCACATCCAGAACATCTCTAACAGCAAGACAGAGCGAAGCACAGCCCCTCTG AACACACAGTTATCTGCCATTCGGAATGATCCGAAACCCCTCCCACAACAGCCCCCAGCTCCAGCCAACCAGGACCAGAATTCTTCCCAGAACACCAGACTGCAGCCGACTCCACCCATCCCGGCACCAGCACCGAAGCCTGCTGCACCCCCGCGTCCCCTGGACCGGGATAGTCCTGGTGTAGACAACAAACTGATTCCTTCCGTAGGCAGTCCTGCCGGTTCCACTCCACTGCCCCCAGATGGTAGCGGGCCAAACTCGACACCCAATAACCGAGCAGTGACCCCTGTCTCCCAGGGGAGCAATAGCTCTTCAGCAGATCCCAAAGCCCCTCCACCTCCACCGGTTTCCAGTGGAGAGCCCCCTACACTGGGAGAGAACCCCGATGGACTGTCTCAGGAGCAGCTGGAGCACCGGGAGCGTTCCTTACAAACACTCCGAGACATCCAACGTATGCTTTTCCCCGACGAGAAAGAATTCACAGGAGGACAAAGCGGGGGACCCCAGCAGAACCCTGGGGTACTAGAtggacctcagaagaaaccagaaggGCCGATACAGGCCATGATGGCTCAATCCCAAAGCCTAGGGAAGGGCCCTGGGCCCCGGACAGATGTGGGAGCTCCATTTGGCCCTCAAGGACATAGAGATGTGCCCTTCTCTCCAGATGAAATGGTTCCACCTCCCATGAACTCCCAGTCTGGGCCCATGGGACCCGAGCATCTGGACCACATGACCCCCGAGCAGATAGCATGGCTGAAACTGCAGCAGGAGTTCTacgaggagaagaggaggaagcaggagcaggTGGTGGTGCAGCAGTGCTCCCTCCAGGACATGATGGTCCATCAGCATGGGCCTCGGGGTGTGGTCCGGGGGCCTCCCCCTCCGTACCAGATGGCGCCCAGCGAAGGCTGGGGGCCTGGTGGGGCCGAGCCCTTCGCCGATGGGCTCAACATGCCCCACTCTCTGCCCCCGAGGGGCATGGCTCCCCACCCCAACATGCCGGGGAGCCAGATGCGCCTGCCCGGATTTGCAGGAATGATCAACTCAGAAATGGAGGGGCCGAATGTCCCCAACCCGGCCTCTAGACCAGGTCTTTCTGGAGTCAGTTGGCCAGATGATGTGCCAAAAATCGCAGATGGTCGGAACTTCCCACCTGGCCAGGGTGTCTTTAGTGGCCCCGGCCGAGGGGAACGCTTCCCAAACCCCCAAGGGTTGTCTGAAGAGATGTTCCAACAGCAGCTGGCAGAGAAGCAGCTGGCTCTACCCCCGGGGATGAGCATGGAGGCCATTAGGCCCAGCATGGATATGAACAGGATGATCCCAGGTGCCCAGCGACACATGGAGCCTGGGAATAATCCCATTTTCCCTCGAATACCCGTCGAGGGCCCTCTGAGTCCCTCCAGGGGCGACTTTCCGAAAGGAATGCCCCCCCAGATGGGCCCGGGTCGGGAACTTGAGTTTGGGATGGTTCCTAGTGGGATGAAGGGAGATGTCAGTCTAAACGTCAACATGGGATCCAACCCTCAGATGATACCTCAGAAGATGAGAGAGGCTGGGGCGGGCCCTGAGGAGATGATGAAATTACGCCCAGGGGGTGCAGACATGCTGCCGGCTCAGCAGAAGATGGTGCCCCTGCCCTTTGGTGAGCACCCCCAGCAGGAGTACGGCATGGGCCCCAGGCCATTCCTTCCCATGTCTCAGGGTCCAGGCGGCAACAGTGGCTTGCGGAATCTCAGAGAACCCATTGGGCCCGACCAAAGGACTAACAGCCGGCTCAGTCACATGCCACCACTACCTCTCAACCCTTCCAGTAACCCCGCTAGCCTCAACACAGCTCCTCCAGTCCAGCGTGGCCTGGGGCGGAAGCCCTTGGATATATCTGTGGCAGGCAGCCAGGTACATTCCCCAGGCATTAACCCTCTGAAATCTCCCACGATGCGCCAAGTCCAGTCACCAATGCTGGGCTCGCCCTCGGGGAACCTCAAGTCCCCCCAGACTCCATCGCAGCTGGCAGGCATGCTGGCGggcccagctgctgctgcttccatTAAGTCCCCCCCTGTCTTGGGGTCTGCTGCTGCTTCGCCTGTTCACCTCAAGTCTCCATCACTTCCTGCCCCGTCACCTGGATGGACCTCCTCTCCAAAACCTCCCCTTCAGAGTCCCGGGATCCCTCCAAACCATAAAGCACCCCTCACCATGGCCTCCCCAGCCATGCTGGGCAGTGTAGAGTCAG GTGGTCCCCCACCTCCTACAGCCAGCCAGTCTGCCTCTGTGAATATCCCTGGAAGTCTTCCCTCTAGTACACCTTACACCATGCCTCCAGAGCCGACCCTTTCCCAGAACCCACTGTCTATTATGATGTCTCGAATGTCCAAGTTCGCAATGCCCAGTTCTACCCCTTTATACCACGACGCCATCAAGACTGTGGCCAGCTCCGATGACGACTCCCCTCCAGCTCGTTCTCCCAACTTGCCATCAATGAATAATATGCCAG gaatgGGCATTAATACACAGAATCCTCGAATTTCAGGTCCAAACCCCGTGGTTCCGATGCCAACCCTCAGCCCAATGGGAATGACCCAGCCACTTTCTCACTCCAATCAGATGCCCTCTCCGAATGCCATGGGACCCAACATACCTCCTCATGGGGTCCCAATGGGGCCCACCTTGATGTCACACAATCCTATTATGGGGCACGGGTCCCAGGAGCCTCCGATGGTACCTCAAGGACGGATGGGTTTCCCCCAGGGCTTCCCTCCAGTACAGTCTCCTCCACAGCAGGTTCCATTCCCTCACAATGGCCCCAGTGGGGGGCAGGGCAACTTCCCAGGAGGTATGGGTTTCCCAGGAGAAGGCCCCCTCGGCCGCCCCAGCACCCTGCCTCAGAGTTCAGCAGATGCAGCACTTTGCAAGCCTGGAGGCCCCGGGGGTCCCGACTCCTTCGCTGTCCTGGGGAACAGCATGCCTTCAGTGTTTACAGACCCAGATCTGCAGGAGGTCATCCGACCTGGAGCCACCGGAATACCAGAGTTCGATCTGTCTCGCATTATTCCATCTGAGAAGCCTAGCCAGACACTGCAATATTTCCCTCGAGGGGAAGTCCCAGGCCGTAAACAGCCCCAGGGTCCCGGACCTGGGTTTTCGCACATGCAGGGGATGATGGGTGAACAAGCCCCCAGAATGGGACTAGCGTTACCTGGCATGGGAGGCCCAGGGCCAGTGGGAACTCCGGACATCCCTCTTGGTACAGCCCCATCCATGCCAGGCCACAACCCAATGAGACCACCAGCCTTTCTCCAGCAAGGCATGATGGGACCTCACCATCGGATGATGTCACCAGCACAGTCTACCATGCCCGGCCAGCCTACCCTCATGAGCAATCCAGCTGCTGCCGTGGGCATGATTCCTGGCAAGGATCGGGGGCCTGCTGGGCTCTACACCCACCCTGGGCCTGTGGGTTCTCCAGGCATGATGATGTCCATGCAGGGCATGATGGGACCCCAACAGAACATCATGATCCCTCCACAGATGAGGCCCCGGGGCATGGCCACCGACGTGGGCATGGGTGGATTTAGCCAAGGACCTGGCAACCCAGGAAACATgatgttttaa